The Henckelia pumila isolate YLH828 chromosome 2, ASM3356847v2, whole genome shotgun sequence genome includes a window with the following:
- the LOC140882724 gene encoding uncharacterized protein encodes MRGVGGPLLCISDLLNDVGEDNSGGPVHHRVPPSAHPPPSDLPKLFQENFDQLNMALEGTDHSWTTLTLKLCSALETANKLVESTNSGVTSFTEKVVALEQIVKRLDSAVGDAKAIQGSLKF; translated from the exons ATGAGGGGAGTCGGGGGACCGTTGCTGTGCATCAGCGATCTGCTAAATGACGTCGGCGAGGACAATTCAGGTGGTCCCGTCCACCACCGCGTGCCGCCGTCCGCTCATCCGCCGCCGTCCGATCTTCCTAAGCTCTTTCAG gagAATTTTGACCAATTGAACATGGCTCTTGAAGGAACAGACCACTCTTGGACAACACTAACTCTAAAG CTCTGTTCTGCTTTAGAAACAGCAAACAAATTGGTCGAGTCCACCAACTCAGGTGTCACTTCGTTCACAGAAAAAGTTGTGGCGCTCGAGCAAATTGTCAAGAGGCTAGATTCTGCTGTAGGAGATGCCAAAGCCATCCAAGGATCTCTTAAATTTTAG